The Gordonibacter urolithinfaciens genome contains a region encoding:
- the nirJ2 gene encoding putative heme d1 biosynthesis radical SAM protein NirJ2 yields MLVSWMTTNKCNLKCVHCYQDAEEASALELSTDEGRKMIDEIARAGFKVMIFSGGEPLMRPDIYELVAHAAGNGLRPVFGSNGTLITPEVARRLKEAGACAMGISVDSLDAAKHDKFRGLEHAYDLTMAGIEACKQAGLPFQLHTTVVDWNRDEVCAITDFAVEIGAIAHYVFFLIPVGRGKFIQETSLEVLENERLLNDIMRKAAEVPIDVKPTCAPQFTRVAKQLGVDTRFERGCLAGLTYCVIGSEGIVRPCAYMTEEAGDVRAQPFDEIWKTSPVFEKLRTQAYSGSCGTCDYAQGCGGCRARAAYYHEGDILAQDDYCAHGNALVAAAV; encoded by the coding sequence ATGCTCGTGTCGTGGATGACGACGAACAAGTGCAACCTCAAGTGCGTCCATTGCTACCAGGATGCCGAGGAGGCCAGCGCCTTGGAGCTCTCGACCGACGAGGGAAGGAAGATGATCGACGAGATCGCCCGCGCGGGCTTCAAGGTGATGATCTTCTCGGGCGGCGAGCCGCTCATGCGCCCCGACATCTACGAGCTCGTGGCGCACGCGGCCGGCAACGGGCTGCGACCCGTGTTCGGCTCGAACGGCACGCTCATCACGCCCGAGGTGGCACGCCGGCTGAAGGAGGCCGGAGCTTGCGCCATGGGCATCTCGGTGGACAGCCTCGATGCCGCCAAGCACGACAAGTTCCGCGGGCTGGAGCACGCCTACGACCTCACCATGGCGGGCATCGAGGCCTGCAAGCAGGCCGGCCTGCCGTTCCAGCTGCACACCACCGTGGTGGATTGGAACCGCGACGAGGTGTGCGCCATCACCGACTTCGCTGTCGAGATCGGGGCCATCGCGCACTACGTGTTCTTCCTCATCCCGGTGGGTCGCGGCAAGTTCATCCAGGAGACGTCGCTCGAGGTGTTGGAGAACGAGCGTCTGCTGAACGACATCATGCGCAAGGCGGCCGAGGTGCCGATCGACGTGAAGCCCACGTGCGCGCCCCAGTTCACGCGCGTGGCGAAGCAGCTCGGCGTGGACACGCGCTTCGAGCGCGGCTGTTTGGCGGGCCTCACGTACTGCGTCATCGGCAGCGAGGGCATCGTGCGCCCCTGCGCCTACATGACCGAGGAGGCGGGCGACGTGCGCGCGCAGCCCTTCGACGAGATATGGAAGACGAGCCCCGTGTTCGAGAAGCTGCGCACCCAGGCCTATTCCGGCTCGTGCGGCACATGCGACTACGCGCAAGGCTGCGGCGGCTGCCGCGCCCGGGCCGCTTACTACCACGAAGGCGATATCCTCGCTCAGGACGACTACTGCGCCCACGGCAACGCTTTGGTAGCGGCTGCCGTCTAG
- a CDS encoding MerR family transcriptional regulator, whose product MTDQRYLTVGELARRVGVTVRTIQYYDQQGLLSPSAKGPQNQRLYTDDNVKDLYRILTLKYLGLSLAQVKSDADLFDEAAALQELAGEQMDAIEEQFQALFRRMSTLRALHDEAGEGMPDWEALASTVERCQGESQFFWRLTCIRDDAPAAETAAEDRIARGESVSQWHELIADTIRLMPAGEAVDSPSNRDLARRYLALDASQDAAAAERNFILMENIAPHGGDDGSFDELRQAVFDHLEAVVAAYRGQPDPSG is encoded by the coding sequence ATGACCGATCAACGATACCTGACCGTGGGAGAGCTGGCCCGGCGCGTCGGGGTGACGGTGCGCACGATCCAGTACTACGACCAGCAGGGCCTGCTCTCGCCGTCGGCGAAGGGTCCGCAGAACCAGCGCCTGTACACCGACGACAACGTGAAAGACCTGTATCGCATTCTGACCTTGAAGTACCTGGGGCTGTCGCTTGCCCAGGTCAAATCCGATGCAGATCTGTTCGACGAGGCGGCGGCGCTGCAGGAGCTCGCCGGCGAGCAAATGGACGCCATCGAGGAGCAGTTCCAAGCGCTGTTCAGGCGCATGTCCACCCTGCGCGCCCTGCACGACGAGGCCGGCGAGGGAATGCCGGACTGGGAGGCGCTCGCCTCCACCGTGGAGCGCTGCCAGGGCGAGAGCCAGTTCTTCTGGCGCCTCACCTGCATCCGCGACGACGCCCCCGCCGCCGAGACGGCCGCCGAGGATCGCATCGCCCGCGGCGAGTCCGTATCGCAATGGCACGAGCTCATCGCCGACACTATCCGCCTCATGCCGGCAGGCGAGGCCGTCGACAGCCCGTCCAACCGCGACCTGGCACGACGCTACCTGGCCCTCGACGCGTCGCAGGATGCCGCCGCGGCCGAGAGGAACTTCATCCTCATGGAGAACATCGCTCCCCATGGAGGCGACGACGGCTCGTTCGACGAGCTGCGCCAGGCGGTGTTCGACCATCTGGAGGCCGTGGTAGCCGCTTACCGCGGCCAGCCCGACCCGTCCGGCTAG
- a CDS encoding DUF167 domain-containing protein: protein MKPAIIAVHVTPRSGRDEVSGVRADAAGADEVCVRVTAPPDGGKANKAVCKLVAEALGVPKSRVGVASGHTARRKRLSVEADQAQVDAWLASLPRC, encoded by the coding sequence ATGAAGCCTGCCATCATAGCCGTTCACGTCACGCCCCGCTCGGGGCGTGACGAGGTTTCGGGCGTGCGCGCGGATGCGGCGGGCGCCGACGAGGTGTGCGTGCGCGTGACGGCACCGCCCGACGGGGGCAAGGCGAACAAGGCGGTGTGCAAGCTGGTGGCCGAGGCGCTCGGCGTGCCGAAGTCGCGCGTGGGCGTGGCCTCGGGTCATACGGCGCGCCGCAAGCGCCTGTCCGTGGAGGCCGACCAGGCCCAGGTGGACGCGTGGCTGGCATCTCTTCCGCGCTGCTAG